In one window of Onychomys torridus chromosome 7, mOncTor1.1, whole genome shotgun sequence DNA:
- the LOC118587542 gene encoding acrosomal protein SP-10-like, whose product MKELIFLSLYLLVSARGAPPGQPDELLNSVDHQASVQQLSSEYFSLANPSDVEALYETPSGEKGLTDHSSSEHESSEHAASEHVSGEHTSEEHSSEHSAGEHITGEHITGEHTSGEHTSVEHTSSDHTSGEPADQSSEQTSEVASAEQVTGEKAEESGEQTSEVTSSEKNEQIISTPFPSTSAGVAINCHACAYMNDDGKCLRGEGVCTTQNSQQCMLKKIFEGGKLQFMVQGCENMCPSMNLFSHGTRMQIMCCRNEPLCNKT is encoded by the exons ATGAAGGAATTAATCTTCCTGAGTCTTTATCTACTTGTATCTGCCAGAG GAGCACCCCCAGGTCAGCCTGATGAGCTTCtgaactctgtagaccaccaAGCTTCTGTTCAGCAACTTTCCAGTGAGTACTTCTCACTGGCAAACCCTTCGGATGTCGAGGCTTTGTATGAAACTCCTTCAGGTGAGAAAGGTCTGACTGATCATAGTTCAAGTGAACATGAATCAAGTGAGCATGCTGCAAGCGAACACGTTTCAGGTGAACATACTTCAGAAGAACACTCTTCAGAACACAGCGCAGGTGAGCATATCACAGGAGAGCACATTACGGGAGAGCACACTTCGGGTGAGCACACTTCAGTAGAGCACACTTCAAGTGATCACACTTCAGGCGAACCTGCAGATCAGTCAAGTGAACAGACTTCAGAAGTGGCTTCAGCTGAACAAGTTACAGGTGAAAAGGCTGAAGAGTCGGGCGAACAGACTTCTGAGGTAACTTCaagtgaaaaaaatgaacaaattataAGTACGCCATTTCCAAGCACATCTGCAG gCGTAGCAATAAATTGTCACGCATGTGCTTATATGAATGATGATGGAAAATGTCTTCGTGGTGAAGGAGTATGCACCACTCAAAATTCCCAGCAGTGCATGTTAAAGAAGATCTTTGAAG GTGGAAAACTCCAGTTCATGGTTCAAGGGTGTGAGAACATGTGTCCATCTATGAACCTCTTCTCTCATGGGACAAGAATGCAAATTATGTGCTGTCGGAACGAACCTCTCTGCAACAAGACCTAG